One segment of Nostoc flagelliforme CCNUN1 DNA contains the following:
- a CDS encoding ABC transporter ATP-binding protein, whose amino-acid sequence MKDQLIKSQSLKLEFSPNNPILSVQDLGRRLEKQWVWSHLSFQLFPGEQVAVVGASGSGKSLLLRALAGLEPVQAGQIIFQGQPINSWFMPSYRSEIIYLHQRPALWEGTVESNLQQVYRLAVHRHQVYNSQLILDYLHLLHKTADFLQRPISAISGGEAQIVAFLRALQLSPKVLLLDEPTASLDAGTSKSLEALVTVWQNEDPQRAYLWTSHDPTQLSRITNRQITLKEKN is encoded by the coding sequence ATGAAAGATCAACTTATCAAAAGCCAGAGTTTAAAGCTAGAATTTTCTCCCAACAACCCTATTCTCTCAGTACAAGACTTAGGTCGAAGACTTGAAAAGCAGTGGGTCTGGAGTCACCTTAGTTTTCAATTATTTCCAGGGGAGCAAGTAGCGGTAGTGGGTGCTTCTGGCTCTGGTAAAAGCTTGCTGCTACGAGCATTAGCTGGTCTTGAACCAGTACAAGCAGGGCAAATTATTTTTCAGGGACAGCCGATAAACTCCTGGTTTATGCCCAGCTATCGTTCCGAAATTATCTATTTGCACCAACGACCAGCTCTTTGGGAAGGAACTGTAGAGTCAAATCTCCAGCAAGTTTACCGATTAGCAGTTCACCGACATCAAGTTTATAACAGTCAGTTGATTCTAGACTATCTACATCTCTTGCATAAAACGGCTGACTTTTTGCAGCGTCCTATTAGCGCTATTTCTGGTGGTGAGGCGCAGATTGTCGCCTTTTTACGAGCTTTGCAACTTTCACCAAAAGTATTACTACTGGATGAACCTACTGCCTCACTGGATGCTGGAACTAGCAAAAGTTTGGAAGCTTTAGTTACAGTTTGGCAAAATGAAGATCCACAACGGGCATATCTCTGGACAAGTCATGACCCAACTCAGTTGTCACGCATTACCAACCGCCAAATTACCTTGAAGGAAAAAAATTGA
- a CDS encoding ABC transporter permease, which translates to METTNYIQISYGQVALATLFILINIGLSLSLRLGLEQSLGIASLRMVVQLLLVGYILEWVFTLSNPILVILLALGMTVIGGVSSVNRTRRRFASIYWNNFISLLSGSFLVTGIVLGGILRIQPWYEPQYLIPLLGMVLGNALTGTSLSLDRFMEDLTNRRQEIEALLTLGATRWEAAHQTIKEALRTGMIPTINSMMVMGLVSLPGMMTGQILAGASPNDAIRYQIVIIFAQASGTAIATIGVVILAFLALFNRNHQFTHLLNKLG; encoded by the coding sequence ATGGAGACTACTAATTATATCCAGATTAGTTACGGGCAAGTGGCTTTAGCGACTTTGTTTATTCTGATCAATATAGGGCTTTCCTTGAGTTTGCGGTTAGGGCTAGAGCAGAGTCTGGGGATAGCTTCGCTACGAATGGTAGTGCAGTTGTTATTAGTGGGGTATATATTAGAGTGGGTATTTACTCTCAGTAACCCTATATTGGTAATACTTTTGGCTTTGGGCATGACGGTTATAGGTGGTGTATCTAGTGTTAACCGCACACGTAGACGGTTCGCAAGTATTTATTGGAATAATTTTATTTCGCTTTTGAGTGGTTCCTTTTTAGTAACAGGGATAGTACTTGGTGGTATTTTACGCATCCAACCTTGGTACGAGCCTCAGTATCTCATTCCCCTTTTGGGTATGGTGTTAGGTAATGCCCTTACGGGTACGTCTTTGAGTTTAGATCGGTTTATGGAAGACTTAACCAATCGGCGGCAGGAAATAGAGGCGCTACTGACTTTGGGCGCAACCCGTTGGGAAGCTGCACATCAAACTATTAAAGAAGCCCTTAGAACAGGAATGATCCCTACTATTAACTCAATGATGGTGATGGGATTAGTTAGCCTACCGGGAATGATGACTGGTCAGATTCTAGCTGGGGCTAGTCCTAATGATGCCATACGTTACCAGATTGTGATTATTTTTGCACAGGCATCAGGAACAGCGATCGCGACAATCGGCGTTGTTATCCTAGCTTTTCTTGCTCTGTTTAATCGAAATCATCAGTTTACACATTTGTTAAATAAGCTTGGTTAG